In Streptomyces nojiriensis, the sequence CTGCGGCCGGGTCCGGGAGGTGGTCGAGCAGCCCCGCCGAGAAGATGCCGTCCACGGACGCACCGGCCAGTGGGAGCCGGGTGCAGTCGGCGGCGAGCAGGGACCCGTGGCGGGTGCGGCCGTGCCGGGCGGCCGCGGCCAGCATGGCCGGGGTGAGGTCGACGCCGAGCACCCGGCCGCGGGGCCCGACCTGCGCCCGGAGCGCGGGCATGGCCCGTCCGGTGCCGCAGCCGAGGTCGAGGGCCCGCCCGCCGGGTGCCAGCCGCAGCCGGGCGATCGCGGCTTCGTAGGCCGGGGTCTGGTAGGCGAACCGCTCCTCCCAGGCGTCGGCCCGGCGGGTGAAGAAGGCCCGGGTGGCGGTGTGTTCGGCGCGGGCGGCCACGAGGCCGGCGAACCGGCCCAGGAGCTGCTCGCCCCAGGGGTCCAGGGGGAGCTCCTGCGGCAGGAAGCGGACGCCCCAGGCGCTGGCCCCGATCCGGAACGCCTGCTCCGGGTACCCGTCGCAGGAGGCCAGGACCACGGCGTCGGCGGGCAGTTCCAGCGGGTCGCACGCCGGGCGGAGATCCGGGGAGGGCCGGGTGGCCCCGGCGAACAGCGGGTCGGAGCCGGCGGCCCGGGTGAGTTCCACCGGCGGGCGGTCGGGTG encodes:
- a CDS encoding methyltransferase domain-containing protein; this encodes MAVVVMQPSPGQAPTAVSRVLAAAGLASRTVPHADDAGPSADLAGVEGLIVLGPADPGLLREALAAEVPVLALEPGTRLLARAAGAAPGPRPDTAPDRPPVELTRAAGSDPLFAGATRPSPDLRPACDPLELPADAVVLASCDGYPEQAFRIGASAWGVRFLPQELPLDPWGEQLLGRFAGLVAARAEHTATRAFFTRRADAWEERFAYQTPAYEAAIARLRLAPGGRALDLGCGTGRAMPALRAQVGPRGRVLGVDLTPAMLAAAARHGRTRHGSLLAADCTRLPLAGASVDGIFSAGLLDHLPDPAAALREWARVTAADGVLLLFHPSGRAERAARHGRSPDPDDLLAEGNLRRVLGTTGWHLEEYEDAAGHFLARAVPRG